The sequence CATTCTATTAGAAATATTATAAAAAAAACAAAAAATTTTTTCTTTAGATTGACTATTGTTCATTATATCAACACAAAAAAACAAAAAATATATACGAGTGTAGGAAATTTATCTTACGACTATTTAATTATGGCAACAGGATCTGTGACCAATTATTTTGGAAATAAAAATATAGAATCTTTTGCCTTACCCATGAAATCTATTCCAGAAGCTTTAAATTTAAGAAGTCTTATTTTACAAGATTTTGAATCAGCTTTATTAACAAAAGATGAAAAAAAGAAAGTGAGACTTATGACTTTTGTCATTGTAGGAGGAGGGCCTACTGGGGTTGAACTAGCTGGAGCTTTAGCCGAAATGAAAAAATACGTATTACCACATGATTATCCTGATTTAGATATTCAACATATGAATATTCATTTATTACAAGCTACTTCTAGATTATTAGATGGAATGTCTAAGAAATCAGCTAAACAAGCTTATAAAAATTTGAAAGAATTAGGTGTTATTATTTGGTTAAATTCTTTAGTGAAAGATTATAACGGAGAAATAGTTTTTATGGAAAAAAATCAAAAAATAGAATCTTCTAACGTGATATGGGCTGCAGGAGTAAAAGGTGCTATTATTAATGGATTTTTAAAAGAAGATATAAAAGGAAATAGAATTTTAGTTGACAATAATCTTAAAACCATAAGATATAAAAATATTTTTGCTATTGGAGATGTTGCTTTTATGAATACAAATCAACATTATCCTAATGGTCATCCTATGACAGCTCAACCTGCTATACAGCAAGGAAATTGTTTAGCTAAAAATTTGAATTGTTTTTTAGATGATAATATTAAAATGAAACCTTTTATTTACAAAAATTTAGGTTCTATGGCTACTATTGGAAGAAATAAAGCCGTATGTGATTTTCCCTATTTAAAATTAAAAGGCTTTTTAGCATGGATTGTTTGGATGTTTGTTCATTTAGTCAGTTTAGTAGGTTTTAGAAATAGAGTAATAGCTCTAACAAATTGGATTATTCAATATTTTCATTATCATAAAAGCGTACGTCTAATTATAAGACCATTTCATAGAAAAAAAAAAATCATTTAAAAACAAGTTGAGAAAGAATATTTTTTATTTTATTTTCTGTTTCCATATATTCTTGATAGATATTGCTATCCACAGTAATTCCGCTACCGGCATATAAAATCATTTCTTTTTTATCTTCTTTTATTTTTACACATCTTAAATTCAGATATAATTCCATGTCATTTTGATGGACTATTCCAATATATCCTGTATAAAATTGTCTTTCGTATCCTTCATTTTTATAAATAAAATCTAAAGATTTTTTTTTGGGATATCCACATATAGAAGGTGTAGGATGTAAACAATTTAATATTTCATAGTAATTAGGTTCTTCATAAAATGAAAAATGAATTAGAGTTTCTAAATGTTTTAAATGACCTATTTTTATAATTTTTGTATTTTCTATGTGAATAGAACCTTTATAAGATTTTAATAAATGAAGAATATATTTTATTACAATTTTATGTTCTTCTGTTTCTTTTTTTGTCCATTTTTTAGATCCCCAAATGGTACCTGCTAAAGCTGAAATTTTTAATTTTTTATTATGACATTCTATTAATAATTCAGGAGAACATCCCATCCAAAATCCATAATGAAAATTATACCAAAGACTAATTAAAGCATTGGGATAAGCATGAATTAATTTTATAAATGTATTTTTGAAATAAAAGTTTCGAAAAGGAATTTTTATAAATCTGGATAAAACAACTTTTTTTAGAAATCCTTTTTTTATATTTTCAATAGCATCTTTTATTAATTTTTTATATTTGCAAGAATCTGTTAAAAAAGAAGAATTTTTTTCCCAAAAAGAAGGGAAAATATTTGTTTTTTTATAAAATTTTTGGATATCTACTGTGTAGATATTTTTTGGATATATTTTTATGGTATGATCGTGTTTAAAATTTTGAATTAAAAAAAATTTTACGCCCAAAGAATAATCATAGTGGGAATAAAAAAATATTTTTTTATCATAAGGTTTTTTAAAAACAACAAAATTATTATGGTTATAATAATTTTTTATAATTTTTTTATATAAAGAGAAAACACTAATTTCTGTTGACATGTTTATTTTTTCGGAATTATGATATTAGTTAATTTACAAAAACTAATAATATTTTCTTTTTCATCATAAATATGAACTTGAATAAAATGTAAAATATTTCCCTTATGAAAAATTTTTGCTTTGGCAAACAGAATTCCTTTTTTTATTTTTATGGATCGAATATGATTTGTAGAAATTTCAATGCTAAAAACATTAAAATTGTTTTTTTTTTCATTTATAATATTTATAAAAGAAATAGAACTTCCAACACTTTCAGCTAAAATTATAGTTGCTCCTCCATGTAAAAAACCAAAAGGTTGAAATATTTTAGAATTTATAGGCATTTTTGCTATCAGTGTATCTAATTGGTTTGACAAAAAAATAAATTGAATTTGCATTATGTTTATCAATGTATTTTTTTTCAAATCATTTAACTGATTTAATAATTCTTGAGTTCTTTTTCTCATATCAATAGAAAAAAAAATACAAAACAAGATTTATTATTCTTATTTATATACAAATTATATACCAACCAATTTACATTTTTACATTATATTATTTTATAAAAAAAACAACATATCAAATCAAAAAAAAATTAGTGAATATGAAAAAAAAACAAGATTCAGAAGATCTGATTCCTTTAATAGGAATGGAGAATCAAATTGTAGGATTTGAAGAGAAAGAAAAAATTCATATAAAAGGATTACGACATAGTGCTGTTTCTGTTTTTATTTTTAATCTAGAAAACGATTTAATGTTGCAAAAAAGATCTTCAAAAAAATATCATTCTTCTTCACTTTGGACAAATACTTGTTGCAGTCATCCTAAAAAAAACGAATCTATTTTAAAAGCAGCACATCGTTGTTTGATAGAAGAAATGGGTTTCGATTGTTTTTTGGAACAAAGATTTAGCTTTAATTATCATGAATTTTTTAGTAATGGGTTAATAGAAAATGAATTAGATCATGTTTTTGTCGGATTTTATGAAAAATCCCCAATTATAAATTTTAAAGAAGTAGATAATTGGAAATGGATTTCATTAAATGAATTAATTGAAAATATTCATACTTATCCAGATTCTTATACCATTTGGTTAAAAATTATTATGAAAAATCATTTAAATCAATTAAAATGTATAAAAAAAATACGATAGCTACTATAAATAGAAAAGGCTATTTTAGTGCAGCACATAGGCTCTATAATAATCATTGGAATTATAAAAAAAATATTGAAATATTTGGAAAATGTGCTCATCTCAACTATCATGGGCATAATTATGAATATATCGTAAGCATTACAGGAAAGATAGATCCTGAAACGGGTTTTGTTTTCAATTTACAAAAATTGAAAAGTATTCTTTCTGATGAAATAGAAAAACTGTTTGATCATAAAAATATTAATTTAGATATTATAGAATTTTCATCTATAAATCCCACTATAGAAAACATTGTCATTTTCATGTGGAATAGAATAAATAAAAAAATATCCCCTGATTTAAAATTAAAAATAACTTTGTACGAAACAAAAAATAATTTTGTTGAATATGACGGAAAATAAAAAAAATATTATTAAAAAGACAATTTTATATGATAATCACATCTGTTTAGGAGCTAAAATGGTTAATTATTCCGGATTTTACATGCCACTTCAATATACTTCTTCTTTAACGGAACATATGCATGTAAGAAATTATGCTGGAATTTTTGATGTCAGTCATATGGGAAAATTTATCTTAAAAGGAAAGCATTCTGAAGATATCATTCAATATTTAACCACAAATGATATCTCTAAAATAAAAATTGGACAAGCTCAATATACTTGTTTAATTAATGATAAAGGAGGAATCATAGATGATTTAGTCATTTATAAAATTTCAGAACAAAAATTTTTACTTATAGTAAATGCTGCTAATATTGAAAAAAATAAAAAATGGATTAATGATTATATCAAAAAATATGAATATAGTGATATAGAATTGATAGATAATTCTTTAGAATATTCTCTTTTAGCTATTCAAGGTCCATTATCTTTATTTTATACTCAAAGATTAACAAATATTTTATTAAATAAAATTTCTTTTTATCATTTTAAAATAGGAGAATTTTCAGGAATAAAAAATGTATTAATTTCTAGAACAGGATATACAGGATCTAAAGGAATAGAAGTTTATGTTTCCAATGAAAATGCACAAAAAATATGGAATGAGATTCTAAAAATAGAAAGAAACAAAATAATTCCTTGTGGAATAGCAAGCAGAAATTCATTGAGATTAGAAATGGGATATCGATTATATGGACAAGATATTTCTGAAAAAATAACTCCTATAGAAGCCAATTTGTCTTGGATAATTAAATTTGAAAAAAAATTTATAGCCAAAAAAATATTACAAAAACAAAAAAAAGAAGGAAAATACAAAAGGTTTATATCTTTTCTTGTTAAAGAAGAAAAAAAAATTCCAAGACAAGGACACTTATTAATAGATGAAAATGAAAGACCTATTGGTTATGTAACTTCTGGTGTTTACTCTCCAGTTCTAAAAAAAGGTATTGGAATAGGATATTTAACAACAAATCAAAAAAAAGAAAACTCTGTATTTGTTCTGATAAAAGAAAAAAAGATACCCGTGAAAATGGTTAAATTACCTTTTATAAAAATTAAAAATTAAATAAATAGTTGATTCTATCAAATTAGAAAAAAATCATAGTTCTATCAAAAAGGAAAACAGAATCATATATTTAAAGCATTTTCAACAAAATTTTTTGTTAGCTATTCCTGTATTTTTTACCCAGTTAGGTATAATATGTATAGGGTTATCTGATAATATAATGGTTGGTCTTTTAGGAAAAAAAGCTTTAGCTTCAGTTTCATTATCTAATGCTGTTTTTTTTATTATGATCATTTTTGGTTTTGGAATATCTACAGCTATTTCTGTTTTAATCGCATCTACAGATGCGAAACAAGAGTATAAAAATGGGGCTATTATTTTCTATCATGGATTAGTTTTAAATTTTTTTTTATCTGTATTAATATATGGATTAATACAAGTGTTTTGCTATATTTTTCCTTATTTAGGACAACCTAAAGAAATATTGAATGAAACTATTTCTTTTTTGAAAGTAGTATCCATCTCTTTTATCCCTTGGATGATATTTGAAGTTTTTAGAAAATTTTCAGAAGGATTATCTTTGGTATTTCCTGGTTTGATTGTAACTTGGATTTCCGCTTTTATTAATATCATATTAAATTATATATTTCTTCACGGAAAATATGGTTTTCCGAAATTAGGGATTGTTGGTGTTGCTTATGCTACTCTAATATCTAGAATAACGATGTTGATCGGAATTTTGATTTTGTTGTCTCAATACAAAAAAGTACATAATTATTATAACCAATTAAAATATCTTTTTTTAGAAAAGAAATATATCAAAAAAATATTGAAAATTGGAATTCCTTCTGGATTACATATGTTATTTGAAATGAGTGCTTTTGCCATTTCTTCTTTTATATCAGGAAGATGTGGAATCAAAGTATTAGCAGCTCATCAAATAGTTATGAGTTTAGTTTCTTCCACTTTTCTTCTTAGCACAGGATTCTCTGTAGCTGCTACAATAAGAATAGGGAATCAACTAGCTCTAAAAAATTATTTAGAATTAAAAAGAACAGGAATATCTATTTTTTTTATGGGAACTATTTTTATGTTAATCTGTAGTTTTTTCTTTTTTTTCTTTCGAAGTACCATTCCTTATATCTATATCAAAAATGATGAAGAAGTTGTTAAAATTGCAGAAAAAATGATAGTTATTGCTAGTTTTTTTCAATTATCTGATGGATTACAAGGAATTATTCTTGGAGCATTAAGAGGTTTACAAGATGTTCATATTCCCATGTGGATTAGTTTTTTTTCTTATTGGATTATTGCCATACCTACAGCATGGTTTTTGTCTATTAAAATGGGAGGAATAGGAGTGTGGATTGGATTGGGTTTTGGTTTAACAATATCAGCTATGTTACTTTTTATAAGATATAAAACTATACTTAAAAAAATAAGAGAAATGAAATAATAAACATTTCATATTCAAACAAATAATTCATCATATAATATTATAGTTCGTGTTAAATATATATATTTGTTGTTAAACATATGTATAAAATTAAAATTTTAATAGCATTTTTATCATTTTTTCATGAAAACATTTCAAGAATATAATTTTTTTGACGATAACATCATTCAAGCCATAGAAAATATTGGATTTAAATATCCAACACCAATACAAGAAAAAGTTATTCCTTTTTTGTTGTCTTCAGAAAAAGATATTATAGCATTAGCTCAAACAGGAACAGGAAAAACAGCGGCTTTTGGACTTCCAATCATTCAAAAAATGAATTTAAGAAACACTTCTCCTCAAGCTTTAATTTTATGTCCTACAAGAGAATTATGTATACAAATAACACGTGATCTTTGTCAATTTTCAAAATTTTCATCATTTATAAAAATTGTTTCTTTATATGGAGGAGCAAACATTAATTCACAAATTCAATCCTTGAAAAGGAAAACTCATATTATAGTAGGAACTCCAGGAAGAATTCTTGATTTAATCAAAAGAAAAAAATTATATTTTGGTGAAATTCAATATTTAGTACTTGATGAAGCTGATGAAATGTTAAATATGGGATTTAAAGAAGAATTAGATTCTATAATAGAAAAATTACCGAAAAAAAGACAAAGTTTATTGTTTTCGGCAACAATGTCTAGATATATGAATGTTATAGCTCACAAATATCTAATAGATCCTGTAGAAATTGTGATGGGGAAAAAAAACATAGGTTCCGATGATGTTAAACACGTCTATTATATAATAGAAAAATTGAATAAAAAATATTTAGCTTTGAAAAGAATTTTAGATATAAATCCTGATATTTATAGCATTATATTTTGTGGAACTAAAAAAGAAACTAAAGAAATATCCGAATTCCTAATCAAAGATGGTTATAATGCTGATGCTTTATATGGAGATCTTTCACAAGCACAACGTGAATCCGTTATGAACAGATTCAGAAATAAAAACTTACAATTTCTTGTAGCTACAGATGTAGCCGCTCGTGGATTAGATGTAAATAATATAACTCATGTTATTAATTACAATCTTCCAAAAGAAAGTGAAACTTATGTCCATAGAAGTGGACGGACTGGAAGAGCTGGAAATACGGGGATTTCTGCTTGTATTATT comes from Blattabacterium cuenoti BPAA and encodes:
- a CDS encoding NAD(P)/FAD-dependent oxidoreductase; translation: MNIPRVNNLKRVVIIGAGFAGLQVAKKLRRDKFQVVLIDKNNYHTFQPLLYQVATAGLEPDSIAHSIRNIIKKTKNFFFRLTIVHYINTKKQKIYTSVGNLSYDYLIMATGSVTNYFGNKNIESFALPMKSIPEALNLRSLILQDFESALLTKDEKKKVRLMTFVIVGGGPTGVELAGALAEMKKYVLPHDYPDLDIQHMNIHLLQATSRLLDGMSKKSAKQAYKNLKELGVIIWLNSLVKDYNGEIVFMEKNQKIESSNVIWAAGVKGAIINGFLKEDIKGNRILVDNNLKTIRYKNIFAIGDVAFMNTNQHYPNGHPMTAQPAIQQGNCLAKNLNCFLDDNIKMKPFIYKNLGSMATIGRNKAVCDFPYLKLKGFLAWIVWMFVHLVSLVGFRNRVIALTNWIIQYFHYHKSVRLIIRPFHRKKKII
- a CDS encoding chorismate-binding protein; this encodes MSTEISVFSLYKKIIKNYYNHNNFVVFKKPYDKKIFFYSHYDYSLGVKFFLIQNFKHDHTIKIYPKNIYTVDIQKFYKKTNIFPSFWEKNSSFLTDSCKYKKLIKDAIENIKKGFLKKVVLSRFIKIPFRNFYFKNTFIKLIHAYPNALISLWYNFHYGFWMGCSPELLIECHNKKLKISALAGTIWGSKKWTKKETEEHKIVIKYILHLLKSYKGSIHIENTKIIKIGHLKHLETLIHFSFYEEPNYYEILNCLHPTPSICGYPKKKSLDFIYKNEGYERQFYTGYIGIVHQNDMELYLNLRCVKIKEDKKEMILYAGSGITVDSNIYQEYMETENKIKNILSQLVFK
- a CDS encoding hotdog fold thioesterase translates to MRKRTQELLNQLNDLKKNTLINIMQIQFIFLSNQLDTLIAKMPINSKIFQPFGFLHGGATIILAESVGSSISFINIINEKKNNFNVFSIEISTNHIRSIKIKKGILFAKAKIFHKGNILHFIQVHIYDEKENIISFCKLTNIIIPKK
- a CDS encoding isopentenyl-diphosphate Delta-isomerase gives rise to the protein MKKKQDSEDLIPLIGMENQIVGFEEKEKIHIKGLRHSAVSVFIFNLENDLMLQKRSSKKYHSSSLWTNTCCSHPKKNESILKAAHRCLIEEMGFDCFLEQRFSFNYHEFFSNGLIENELDHVFVGFYEKSPIINFKEVDNWKWISLNELIENIHTYPDSYTIWLKIIMKNHLNQLKCIKKIR
- a CDS encoding 6-pyruvoyl trahydropterin synthase family protein, whose protein sequence is MYKKNTIATINRKGYFSAAHRLYNNHWNYKKNIEIFGKCAHLNYHGHNYEYIVSITGKIDPETGFVFNLQKLKSILSDEIEKLFDHKNINLDIIEFSSINPTIENIVIFMWNRINKKISPDLKLKITLYETKNNFVEYDGK
- the gcvT gene encoding glycine cleavage system aminomethyltransferase GcvT, producing the protein MTENKKNIIKKTILYDNHICLGAKMVNYSGFYMPLQYTSSLTEHMHVRNYAGIFDVSHMGKFILKGKHSEDIIQYLTTNDISKIKIGQAQYTCLINDKGGIIDDLVIYKISEQKFLLIVNAANIEKNKKWINDYIKKYEYSDIELIDNSLEYSLLAIQGPLSLFYTQRLTNILLNKISFYHFKIGEFSGIKNVLISRTGYTGSKGIEVYVSNENAQKIWNEILKIERNKIIPCGIASRNSLRLEMGYRLYGQDISEKITPIEANLSWIIKFEKKFIAKKILQKQKKEGKYKRFISFLVKEEKKIPRQGHLLIDENERPIGYVTSGVYSPVLKKGIGIGYLTTNQKKENSVFVLIKEKKIPVKMVKLPFIKIKN
- a CDS encoding MATE family efflux transporter; translation: MVGLLGKKALASVSLSNAVFFIMIIFGFGISTAISVLIASTDAKQEYKNGAIIFYHGLVLNFFLSVLIYGLIQVFCYIFPYLGQPKEILNETISFLKVVSISFIPWMIFEVFRKFSEGLSLVFPGLIVTWISAFINIILNYIFLHGKYGFPKLGIVGVAYATLISRITMLIGILILLSQYKKVHNYYNQLKYLFLEKKYIKKILKIGIPSGLHMLFEMSAFAISSFISGRCGIKVLAAHQIVMSLVSSTFLLSTGFSVAATIRIGNQLALKNYLELKRTGISIFFMGTIFMLICSFFFFFFRSTIPYIYIKNDEEVVKIAEKMIVIASFFQLSDGLQGIILGALRGLQDVHIPMWISFFSYWIIAIPTAWFLSIKMGGIGVWIGLGFGLTISAMLLFIRYKTILKKIREMK
- a CDS encoding DEAD/DEAH box helicase; its protein translation is MKTFQEYNFFDDNIIQAIENIGFKYPTPIQEKVIPFLLSSEKDIIALAQTGTGKTAAFGLPIIQKMNLRNTSPQALILCPTRELCIQITRDLCQFSKFSSFIKIVSLYGGANINSQIQSLKRKTHIIVGTPGRILDLIKRKKLYFGEIQYLVLDEADEMLNMGFKEELDSIIEKLPKKRQSLLFSATMSRYMNVIAHKYLIDPVEIVMGKKNIGSDDVKHVYYIIEKLNKKYLALKRILDINPDIYSIIFCGTKKETKEISEFLIKDGYNADALYGDLSQAQRESVMNRFRNKNLQFLVATDVAARGLDVNNITHVINYNLPKESETYVHRSGRTGRAGNTGISACIIQTKEIRNLRDFEKKIGKNFYRVMVPTGEEICEKQLFYFIEKIKKVVVNDKLMKKFLPEIQKNLKFLDKEELIKRFSWIGFNHFINYYENSKDLNPVFYKKNYSSSYKKKKTFSKLFLNIGSKDNLTKLGLINLINQAVDNSHINIGHIRILSNFSLFEVEKRYRNKILIGMSRINHLGRPISIEIKN